Genomic segment of Abyssisolibacter fermentans:
TCATTAGGGTGTAACCCAAAAGAAGTTACAGCAGATAGTGGATATAGTAGTGAACAAAATCTACTTTATCTAAAAGAGAATTCAATAAAAAGCTATATAAAATTACAAGTTCATGAAAAGATGAAACAAGAGCCTATTATAATGACATAGGAAAAATATGAGAAAATGTACTGATGAAGCAACACCTTATTATATATGTGTTGATGGTAGAAAGCTAATCCATAAGGGGACAGAGTCAAGAAAACAAGGAAATATAAAAAGAACTTTTGAAGTATATGCTTGTAGCAATTGTAGTGGTTGCAGCTTAAAACCTAAATGTCTTTATAAATATAATAAGCATGCAAATAAAAATAAAACTATGAGAGTGAATGAAATTTGGGAGAATTTGAAGAATGAATCTCATAAAAATATCCAAAGTGAACAGGGTATAATAAACAGGCAAATACGGTCAATTCAAACAGAGGGTCATTTTGGAGACATAAAAGAGAATAATAAATTTAGACGATTCAATTATAGATCTTCAGAAAAAGTCTATAAAGAATTTATGCTTTATGCAATAGGGCGTAACATAAATAAATATCATAGATTTAAACATGGGAAAATCAAGAAATATGAGAGTGAAAAGGTAGAAAAACTAGCATAACAAAAAATTGCTTATAAAATATTTAATACCTTTTTTTGTTATACCCAAAATTAGAATACGTATATTAAAAATAAAACCACTAGATTAAAAAAGGATTTAATAAGTCTTTCAATCTAGCGATTTTATTTAAATTCTATTTAAGGGGCTGAAATTTACTATTTTCCGACAGCCCCTTTTTAATGGTGCCGGTGGTGGGACTCGAACCCACACGCCCTCACGGACAACGGATTTTGAGTTTTGCAAAACATTTGGAACTATCAAGAAATTACTCTACTTCATTGGAAGTTACAGACCGCTTAAAGCCTTGTAAAATGGGCATTTGAAGCACTTTAACCTCCCGATATCTCATCGTTTCAAAGTTTAAATAAAAAACCAATTTTGAGATAAATTTTGTACGTTGGAGGGATATTGGAGGGGTGAATAACAGGTTTACCTTCTGCAACACCATTATT
This window contains:
- a CDS encoding transposase, coding for MRKCTDEATPYYICVDGRKLIHKGTESRKQGNIKRTFEVYACSNCSGCSLKPKCLYKYNKHANKNKTMRVNEIWENLKNESHKNIQSEQGIINRQIRSIQTEGHFGDIKENNKFRRFNYRSSEKVYKEFMLYAIGRNINKYHRFKHGKIKKYESEKVEKLA